A window of the Helianthus annuus cultivar XRQ/B chromosome 4, HanXRQr2.0-SUNRISE, whole genome shotgun sequence genome harbors these coding sequences:
- the LOC118491678 gene encoding probable E3 ubiquitin-protein ligase ARI3: MMTRMMKRRKTESKSQYNFCGICMDKKTASELFDNTGICRHIFCSDCISQHVAVKIKENVTKVKCPDPKCKGVIGPEACRSIVPKEVLERWESILCESLIKESQKFYCPFKDCSAMLVDDGGVVVTQSECPNCNRLFCAQCKVAWHCGISCVEFQGSKKGKRNRDHDKLLIDLAKKKKWIKCSKCMLFVEKVGGCDYIYCRCGNGFCYLCGQSCDHVATHRCEVVSK, encoded by the exons atgatgacgaggatgatgaaaagaagaaaaactGAAAGTAAGTCGCAGTATAACTTCTGTGGCATCTGCATGGACAAAAAGACGGCCTCTGAGTTGTTCGATAACACCGGCATTTGCCGTCATATCTTTTGCTCAGACTGCATCAGTCAGCACGTAGCGGTTAAAATCAAGGAGAACGTAACCAAGGTTAAGTGCCCTGACCCCAAATGCAAAGGGGTGATAGGGCCTGAAGCATGCAGATCCATTGTTCCAAAGGAAGTGTTGGAAAGATGGGAGAGCATTCTGTGTGAGTCTCTCATCAAGGAGTCTCAGAAGTTCTACTGCCCATTTAAGGACTGTTCTGCAATGCTGGTGGATGACGGTGGGGTCGTTGTCACACAATCAGAATGCCCAAATTGCAACCGCCTCTTTTGCGCCCAGTGTAAGGTTGCATGGCATTGTGGGATCAGTTGCGTTGAGTTTCAGGGATCGAAGAAGGGAAAGAGAAATCGAGATCATGATAAACTGTTAATAGATCTTGCAAAGAAGAAAAAATGGATCAAGTGCTCAAAATGCATGCTTTTTGTGGAAAAAGTTGGTGGTTGTGACTACATATATTGCAG GTGTGGGAATGGTTTTTGTTACCTGTGTGGACAGTCTTGTGATCATGTTGCAACTCATAGGTGTGAGGTTGTGTCTAAATGA